From the genome of Nicotiana tabacum cultivar K326 chromosome 17, ASM71507v2, whole genome shotgun sequence:
ACTTCGGGAGCAAATCGAGACATGCATGTAATATGGAGAATTTCTCTAACTTATCTTAAATTATAACCATAACAatcctaaattatcacttctcgGAGTCATAAGCATATaccacttgtcacgacccaaaatttactaaaggtcgtgatggcgtctaacaccactgtcaggcaagccaacggtgattgcttaattactcattttagtattttgaaatcataattttcattaattaactagtatgaaatagaatttacagggtaaatgataatatttacacgaactacaataatgaacaacctgtagaaacccccaaaatctggtgtcacaagtgcatgcatgagcatcaactaggaaatataataaaatgcaacatctgtctagaatacaaattagacatgagaatataaataactttgATGGAGACTCTCCAaactgcggatcgtaacatggaatgcaactcacGATAAAGACCCTGCAATAGCCATGCCTTTgcacccaaaagaccaccagacatatatgtacctgcacaataagtgcagcaagtatagcatgagtacgtaaatcaacgagtacccagtaagtatctagcctaaccctatagaagtagtgacgaggggtcgacatcgacatttactagtggtccaataactaATAAGACAGATATAATAGAAGTAAACATATGTGAGTGaaagtaaataaacaaaataacaaatataaatacgtggtaaaattcTCCTTTCAGCAATAAATCAAGCTCTCAGCtagtagttacctcctcaatcattatatataatggacctcaccagataggtcgtcacagttcAAATCAGAAAACTCACAGATATACTGGCTTCTTGTAAAtaattacgcacgatttcatcataatatgtgcactgtcgagggtcgaacgacacgaaccataaatATATCTATtttattgccgaggcgaacggcccgttCCCATGAgaatgtgatacataatcctgccgaggcaaacAACCCGATCTTATCTTAATGTGCACACTGCTGAGGGTCAAACgatacgaaccatagatgtatctattatactgccgaggtgaatggcccgatcccattataATAAGAAGATTTAACGGGTCCTttaccccactcacgaatagacgtgtgagttatatatttttaaggaaaacctttCGATGAAAACGCATAACACGAGAGAAATTAGTAAGAGGAGTACAGTTATTCCacggctaatcatgaagcccgtcgaatctctataatagcaagtctatcactgtacacaagtctagtctcaagttgtaacgtaaaataaaggaatttaataggcaagagacaactcaaatagaaCAGTTATAGAATGacgggaacctaagtctacccggacataacatgaatctagctaagtacagactctcgtcacctcgtgcgtatgtattCCCCACAACAGatagcacatatcaaatacatcacctaggggtagtttccctctcacagagttagactggagacttacctcgctccgaagttccataactggctccaacgccactcaaaCACCTTAAACCGATGCCTGTCTCTCCAAAACCAGTCAAACAATTGTGCAAATCTATAAATATATACTCaattacccataattaatcaatttataacaatttccaactccgctcgaaaagtcaaaaaagtcaacctttgggcccacatgcccggttccgaaaattttcgaagatgaTCATTACCGATAAtattacaaactcaaatatataatttattcctaatttcatgtccaatttcgcggtcaaaattcaaaaatatcaatttctaggtttttcttcaaaatctcaaaatgttcactaattttcatgtttaaatccacatACAAATCATGTATTTATCTCACAatatgtagaaattacttaccttgacatagatgatgaaaacctCTACTTGAAGCTCTCCAACAATCGTCTAAACtaagagagaatgaaagaaaataggtcGAATCCCGTATAAAACCAAGTCTCCCCGGCGCtgcctcgcatctgcggtcccctgGTCGCTTCTCCGGCTTCAATCTCGCACCTGTGAGAACCCCGGACATGTCACCTCTCGCTTCTGTGATGCTTCATCCGCAGGTGCAATTCCGCTTTTGTGGAAACtcgaccgcatctacggtcccagCCTTCCCTAGAAAAATTTACTTCTGCGCTCCAGTGGTTGTATCTGCGATCACATAGGTGTAGGAacttcttcgcacctgcgacctctgcccaGTACACTCCCAGCAGCTTCTGCGGCTCACTGCCTCGCTTCTTcatggtcgcttctgcgatgaagctTCCGCATAAGTGGTTGCACTAGCAACCAGAATTCTCAAGCTTtgtttttccttaagtccaaaatccgatccattaaccatccggaatccacccgagcccCCCTGAAccttgaccaaatataccaacacatcctaaaacacattacgaacttagtcgaggcctcaaatcacgccaaacaatatcgaaactatAAATCGACAATCGAAATTCTtgtttaaactttcaaactttcaaatttcaacgaACGCGTCCGAACCATAAAAAATATTCCGAAATAATCccaaactttgcgtacaagtcatgaatcacaatacgaacccattccaaggctcggaatccctAACATACATCGATAACACTAAagcctacttcaaaccaaacttagaaaattcttaaaccttcaaaatgccaacctttcaTAATAAACATCGAAATGCTctcgggtgatccgatactcaatcCGAATATACgctcaagtctgaaatcatcatacgaaccttttggaaccttcaaatcccgattccgaggtcgtttactcaaaagtcaaaccttagtcaattcttccaacttaaaaattctaaaattagaattttctttccaagtcaactttgaacttttcgaaattcaattccgactacactacaagtcataaaatataaagtgaagttactcaaggtctcaaaccgcaGAACGATGCGATAGAGCTCAAAACGAAATGTATCGTTCACAAAGACGAAGTGATATGGTAAAACCTTTAAGCCAAGCATATAATCATTTTCATGTTTACTTTGCTAATATGGAAATGAAATAGTGACGCCAAAGAAATATCAATCGTTCAACCCACTGTATAAAGGGTAGAAATCCATAAATACAATAATTTGGTCTTACTTACGGTGAAAATCGGTGCCTTTGGACGAGGATAACTATAGCAATATATCTTTCAAAGTACGTGCTCaagtagagtctcgtgctgataacatgttataaaataaagacaataaagtaaataaactgaaAACAAATATagagggagattgatatttttattcaacttcaaattgatgtacataatgaactaaaattttctctatttatagaagaaaggaagcagttgtgaggcttttcaggaagtagctgcgaggcttttcaggaaacAGCTGCAAGACTTTTCAGGAAGCAACTGCGAGGCTTTTcttgagctgcttgtaagctgtctgtaTGAGCTGCTGGCAACTTGCCTGTTTTTATAAGAAGCTGGTGCAAGTCATTTCATTGAATTGCTTGCAATTTGcgtgcatcagctgcttgtagataaactttaatggagtactaaatggataatctttttcaGACGGAAAGATAAATAAAGTAATAAATCGACATCcacaataatatttttataacacactacaatttttttgtatatagtctgtttatttcattctttaaATGGACGGAAAAAATTAAATCTGGTATGCGTGCACGGTGCATTaaccatttttcattttattaaaaaGTGGCAAAAGCTGACCATTTTTTCCGTTTACACTTAAATCAAAGAATTAAAAAGGACTATAGACGAAGAATAAATCATGGAATACATGTTAAAGGCACTGCCTAGACTTTTCTTTATACTTGAATTTCCTTGTGTGAACTAAAAAAGTTTTCCAACATGAAATGATGAAAATGTACGAAGGAAAATACCTTAGAAAAGTAGAAACTAGCTAATAGAAAAATCTCGGTTTCCTTTTAAAATTTATATGACCATGCCTGATTCATTCGCATCAATTAGTCAGACTTTAGCTTGCTCATCATATCCTCCTAATTTATTTGTGGAAATTAAGGGCCTGTTTGGTCATAAAAAAGTTtccttttttcgattttttttttcacttttcttcgGAATCAATGTTTGgccatgaaaatttcaaatttcacttgaagttgaatttcagaattttttgaaatttgaaaaactacagaaaaactgtttttcaaaattttcatccaaagcactcacaaaaattcaaaacagcTCCAAATtgaatttatgtccaaacataactctacttttaaaataccattttcaatttgaaaaacaaaatcacttttttccgaaatttcactattcttatgtccaaacgcccactaattAAATCTCCTAATGATACTATATTTTAACTAGTCATgctatttaatttaaataaattatttcgaATTCAACTAAATTTCGGCGTCACTTATTGTCTTACTTCGTAATGCGTACgagaaataaatattttttttttaaaaaaaagcctTTTTACACGTGAATTATGAGTAGGAAGTTATTAGCATAAATGAACCTCGAATATCTTCCATAGCTAAAAATAAAGGGAAATTGCTAAATCTTAGTTTTCCGGGGAGATTTTGTGAATTACTAAGAAAAGAACAATTAAAATTGTAAAAGGTAAGTCATTTAATATTGAATGAATAAATTTATTATATATTGATAAAATAATCATTAAATCTCTCATTCAGATTTGGTTTATCTAGATAGAAATATGGGAAGACATGGGCTCTATATATATAGTAGTAAATGATACACCACCATACTGTAAACTAATTAAATTGTTACTACTAAAATTATTCTTGGCTAATATATATCATGATTGTGCTTCTTCCCATGATGATATTAGCTTTCTTATTTGGCACTGTAATTTTTGTCTTAATCTTTCACCAATTCTTCTTTGTTAAACATGAGCCTAAGGGCTTACCTAGCGGGAGCATGGGCTTACCCTTTGTTGGAGAAACATTTGGCTTCTTTACTCCTCATAAATCATTCTCCATTGGCAACTTCTTGCAAGAACATCGCTCTAGGTACTTCATATCtatttttaggcaaaattttatGCTTTCTCTTTATGCTGTTAACTATGGTCAAATGTGGCAAATGAGTTTGTTGAATCAAACTCAAGACATATCAAAACAAGTCTAATCAATATACGGTAATGATCATCCAACTCGTTCGAAATGTGTTTTTGATCAAGATAGATTAAATAACGGGATCGTAACCAAACAAACCCGTCTAATATGACACAAcctcttctttttccctttttttctttttttcttttgctttttgaaAAAGAATGTGAAAGCTATTGTATTTTCCTTATATATTAGCTTAATTTCTTCAAAAAATTGCATAATCGTCAAACTCCaaatataattttgtatgtttggatTTGGGTTGTATTTTGACCCAATAATTTGTGAGTCATTTTGGGCTCAACCAGATCAAGTCTAAAAACCATCCAATCTGTTAAAACTTGAACGGGTTGAGCGAGTtactaaaaataataaattaattttatcGCCTCTAACAGTGCTCaagataattttttattttattttttggcttATTTCAGATATGGAAAAGTATTCAAATCCTATCTTTTCGGCTCTCCAACCATAGTTTCATGTGATTTAGAGTTCAGCATATTTGTCCTTCAAAATGAAGGCAAGCTGTTCCAAAGCAGCTACCCTAAATCAGTTAGAGATATTCTTGGAAAACACTCTTTGATGCTTGTCACTGGTGATCTTCACAAAAAATTCCGAAGCATTGAAGTTGGCCTCATCAATAAATTCAAGTGCAAACCCGATTTTCTCGCTTGTGTTGATAAGTTATGTAGCTCGTTAATGGAGTCGTGGAGAGGAAATCAATTGGTTCTCTTCTCAAAAGAAGCTAAACAGGTTCgggaagaaaataatatcatactAATTACTACGTACCTTTGGTCAATATTATCTGATATTAATTTACTTGTTATTTTTCGATAACGATAAATATTTTTGAACAAATTCAGTTTGTATTTGCAGTTTAGCTTTAATTTGATGTTGATGAATGTACTGGACATGGAACCTGGAGAGCCACTAGCTTTGCAATTATTAGAAGATTTCTTGACTTTCATGAAAGGATTTGTGTCCATTCCAATAAACCTTCCTTGGACATCCTATGCCAAGGCTCTTAAGGTGCTCTTACAATATTTTATGTTTGGTGTGTTTGATATGACATAAAATActatttatctttcaaaaaataagttattttcttgtgtttgaaaaaaaaaaagattttaccAAAAGGGAAAAAATGACTTTCCTCACTTTTGGGCGAAAGTGATTTTCCTTCACAATTATTTCAATCCTTAACTTTATATCTCTGTTTTAACTAACAATTAGACATTGTTATCAATTTTTAGTACTCAAATTTTTTAATCAAAAAATGCTATCAAGCTTGCTAATATTATTattaatctttaaaaattatttttcactcTCCAACAAATAAACACCAGAAAGTTATttcaaaaaattttgaaaaataacttctGTTTTACCAAACGCTCCGGATTCAACTACAGCATCTTCTAGTGAGTACATTAGTGCCTTTAATGATTGATTCGTTCTCTTCGCGCAGGCTCGTACGAGGATCTCGTCCACCTTGAAGCAAGTACTGAAAgatagaaaaaagagaaaagatttgGGGATTAATGGGATAGCCAAAGAAGACGTTTTTAATGAGAATTTATTGAAAGGATACTTAAGTGATGCGGAGAAAGTAAGCATTTTGCAAGACCTTCTGTTGGCTGGTTATGAAACAACCTCAGGACTTCTGTCCCTACTCGTCTATTTTCTTGCCCAATCACCACAAGCTCTCCAGTACATGAAGGTATAAGAAAGCAAATATATCAACTCATTTTAACTTGATCTTCAATTACTGGGCGGCCCAATAAAATTGGTGGCCTAACGTCAACATGTAACGGGAGGCCCTATTCGAATTAATACTCCCCCATTTCAGTGTGAACTTATTTTCATCCTTTTTAGTCCGTTTAAAATAACAAGACCCCTTTATAATTTTTAAGACAATTTAATTACCAATACTAACACATATGCATCATATGATCAGGATGAACATCGAGCATtgaggagaaagaaaaaggaaggggAACCCCTAAACTGGGAAGATTATAAGCAAATGAAATTCACCAGTATGGTAAATATTCCCGAATCTAGTCTTTCAAGTAAAACTGACCAATCTAGCTGGGATTtgattttgtaaatattttttacatcATGAATGCACTTAAAATCTTATTATAATTCAGGTCATTAATGAGACTCTACGTTGTGGCAACTTGGTGAAGTTTGTGCACAGGAAAGCTGTCAAGAATGTAGAATTCAAAGGTTTGTTAACCAATATTCATATAAGATTTTTTATTGCTTCCAACCCTGGTTTACTACTTTAATTTAAGCCATTCGCATTattcatatatacatataatcaTTTCGAAAATCTGAATATATCAACTAGAAGAAATACAAGATTTATGTCATATAAATGTTCAACTTCTTTTATCAATGTAATGGAAGTGCAGAATATTATATACCAGCCGGATGGAAAGTCCTTCCTATCTTGTCTGTTGTACATCTTGATCCGTCCCTGCATCAAAATCCATCAGAATTCAACCCTTGGAGATGGATCGTaagtatttcttttttctttccaaGTAACACTTTTCTATAAACAATAGATTAAAATCCATTTCCAGGATCCAACAACAAGCAAGAAGGTGATTCCATTCGGAGGTGGATTACGGCTATGTCCAGGGTGGGAACTCGCTAAATTGGAAGCAGCTTTATTCCTACACCATCTTGTTATCAATTACAGGTATTATAACCAGAGATGGCAAAATAACTCAATTTGTTCAAATTTCGCTTAGGTTAAAAAGAAAGTTGAGTCGAATAAATTAAATAACATGTCATAATCAACCTGTCCAGAATAAGTACTTATAACGCTACATCCTCTCTTTTTTGTGTTGCATTTTGAATAAATAATGTGGAACTTAATGTTTCTTGAATTATTAGTTTAAGCTTTTTCTAAATTTACGTAGTTCCCCATCTGTAGATTTGATTTTGTATGTTTGGGTCTGGTTTGCATATTGGCCCGTCTGGTGGCACTATTTTGACTTGTTTAGACAAATATTTTGATAGCTCATTCGAGTTTGATCTGTTAGATCAAGTCGGTAAAGGGTTTACAACTCAATCGATTGAACTTGAACGAATTATTAAAAATGGATTAACTTTGCCGCCTCTGCTAATAGTACTTTAGTATTTCTCTAAGTAGTAGTCCAGCGACCTTATTCACTATCTTCAGCTTTAGTATATGTTTGCAAATGCACGTGTGTTCGTGTGAAAAGTTAAATAGAATACATGCCCATATATGTGCACATATTTATTATACAATATAAACACATGGAataatatatactatatatatatatacatacacacagtTGAGTCATAATGCTAATTTAAATTTTGGTATGTTCTTAATTAAGTTCTAATCCTATTTTATCTAATAAAATATTCATCAATTGTGTAGGTGGACAGCGAAAGAAGATGATAATCCAATGTTGTATCCATATTTGGAATTCCCGAAAGGATTACTAATGACTTTGGAAGCAGAAACAAACAAATTTTGAGGATATTATTTCTTTAAGGTGAAGGACGACAGGACAAAGTGATAGAATAAGATTAATAGAAGTAATTGTTTGAcaaattttaaataacaaaaatatgcTGCAGATTTACCAAGGTTGAGCTTATGGCAATTATTTTTACGACTATGTAAAATTCTCCTTCTACATATACTTTTTCATCGTCGTTTTGGTAGACATTTCATTTAcgatcaaaataaatattattcgTCAATTGTCAGTGGTTAAGTGGTAACCTTTGGGTCCCAAAGCCCAAATGCACGTGCAGCATGCCACTTCAATGACAACAAAAATTGTCCCTCGTCATCATTTTCTGCACCCAACTCCACTTTAATAGGAGTACTCAACATTCACCTTTAAcactaaaaaatgaaaaaaagaatcaCATGTAATAACAACAACAGAAAATAACTATCTATCCATAGAACGATATAATTAAATTTGTTATTTTGtactgatttgatccaaaaataataaaaaaataagattaaaaatgagATTTAGTAATTGAAACTGAAGAAGATGACAAGCCTAACTTCGAGCGCAATGTCTCTAAGAACAAAAGTGAAAACAATTATAAAGAACAAGTAAGGTTGTTTAATTGAGAGCAAAAGTAACATACAGCATATGTTTGCAAAGAATTTTGTCCCTTACCATGGCTCTTGGGCCTATTATTTATAACTTTATCTAGGGAAgaaagatcctaggatcaagctgttcttaaatagtaataaaaatgTCATTGATGAATATATAACGGCAAatcatgaatgaaaatattctcTGTAACGGTCACTCATTTAATGTTAGAGAACATTCTCTCATTAAATACTATTCGATGGCAAGTACTTGATCTGCTCCCTCTGACTACGCTCCCTTCGGAATTTACCTGATGTCGTTTGTAATTGTTATATCCTATACTAGTTATTTGACTTGCCTTTTACCTATCTTTGATTCTACATGTCACACTACCATTCATCCATTTATTATAATCCAATTTCCCCATACAAGAACAACGTCTATTAAAAATGTTTCAGTTCAAGAAGATTGGTGGATTGTGAAAGAGTTTGAGCATTCAATTTGAAAATTTTTAAGGGCAAAGAATGGAATAGTCCAATAGATCGTTATAAATTACTTCGAAAATTATTGTACAACTGATGAGGAACAAATGCAACGTGGACAAGTTGGAAGAATATTAACTAAATATTTTTCATCTTTAATAACTATGCCTACAATTAGGGGCAAACAGGTGAATCGGGTCGGATATAAGCGAGTCAAAGACGGATAATTTAAAAAACGGAAAAATTAGCCGACCCGaaccatatttaatacggataaaaaacgggttacccggcggataatatgaatatccatattatccatggcttcttaaatatgatcacttttgggagaattcctaatcTCCCAAATTTGAGGAATcctcaatttgaggctttacaaatataaaagttaaatccattagttatccattggttatctattttttaagtgaataatatggttcttattcaTATTCAACCCGTTTTTAAGAAggtcattatccaacccattttctAATGAATAATATAGGTGGATAACTATTtacttttaaccattttgccacatTTACCTACCATTTTGGATGGATTTTCAGTCGCACCTCAACATTCAAtatttagaaagaaaaaagaaaaaaaggcaaGGAAGCTGCTAATCAAAACCATCAACACTTTTGTTCCATGTATTTACTGATATTGAATTAGGCAATTGTCCAACAAAGTTGCTCCTCAGATGGGTGCTCTTTAGGCCTCAGGGGAcatatttctttgtttttatgTGACGTAGTAAGTTCGTGTTTGAATGAACAGGGTACGTATAAGGCATTAGAAGTAAGTGTAGGTAAGCCTTTAGAGATATATATTATTTCGACATTGGAATAGATTTATGGTTTTGTTATATATTCTGGTTTCCCACTATAACATAAATTGCCAGAAAAAGGAAGACTTTCAATATCTATATGAATCTCAATGCATATCAACATAGTCgccatgcatatatatatataatatgtacccACTCTCTAATTTATATGTAtactgtatacggtcgaaatcgagctcgCCTACGACATGGTAGGTCAGGTTCGGAACATGGCAATAAGACTGAAGATCGACCCCAAGTTCCACCGGGCTAGAACCCGGGGTTGAAACGCTCgccttcgagaatatcgaggTCGTGATCTCGGAATCGATCATAACCCCGAACGAGCTCGaagaaacattgttagcataacagaagaccgaaatatctgtgaccggtcggatattgcggcggaaatctcggcacgtatcaatgagGAACTGGCAAtcagcaaatcaagagattttttaccttttatagaattgtacttaaAGTATGACTCATCTACTATGTAAAGAGGGTCTGATAATTTATTTAGcatattgtaacacgcattccgaagcaatacattattatttttctctttaagctCTTGTCCTTCTGTATCGTGATACCGATCAAAGTGCATCTGGCTCGAGGGTGGCTAACCTTCCGAGATTGAAACTgtccaattcgtgtggtttgaatttactttatcattgtttatttcaattgcaacttaatttatcactttgtatcaagttaatccgcatatccttaaaaccacttacaaattcaattgctATCCGATTTTGAGGAAAAACAGTTTGGCGCACACtttggggctaaggataatagtggttatttgatacaaatttccataacacacattactttacacttgttctttgaagtgtctctaatttcaggttaaagctcaaaaaaatgtcaaactctcaatcagcacccctacatgttgacaatgagtccggccatcacggtgaaaataacaacatagtgcCCAATGACGAGGTACCGCCCGCTGATCCCATCGGAACTCTGGTCGCTGACCCGATTgacgttaattcgcatgtggctaTCAACGCAAACCTGCCTACCGATTCCGAGAATAGTGTccgtggtggagcccgatcggcggctcaaaatacacaaaatattgGAGGAGACAGGATCAATTTAtggatgatcttcgaaatgttacatgCTTAACAGgcggcgatagctcagttacaaaACCAAAACAGCACACCGAGGAGAATTGAACCCGATCCATCCCGGGAAGTCACCCACGAGGATGAACCGGTCGCAAAGAGGTCGAATGAAAATaaatcggggactaaccccgagatcataaagatgctcgaggaactaaaaaaacgggtagaatcaggggagaagaaaatcgaagctaatgataaaaaggtagaaacctacaattccagggtcgaccaaatcccaggcGCACCGCTGctattgaaaggcctggattccaagaagttcgtacaaaaaccttttcctctgaGCGCGGCTCCAAAGTCAATCCCTaagaagttctgcatgcccgtgattcctaagtacaacggaacgaccgacccaaacgagcatgttacctcctacacatgtgccatcaaagagaacgacttggaggatgatgagatcgagtctgtcttgtTGAAAATGTTCGGAGAGACCCtatcaaaaggagctatgatatggtatcacaacttacctcctaattctatcgactcatttgctatgcttgcaaattctttcgtaaaggcacacgccggggctatcaaggtcgagaccaggaagttggaccttttcaaagtaaaatagaaggataatgagatgctcagagagtttgtgtcccggtttcaaatggaacggatggacctgccacTGGTCCCTGATGATTGGACCGTTCAGGCTatcacccaaggactcaacatTCGGAGCTCGTTGGCTTCACAATAGTTGAAACAAAACTTAGTGGAATATCTGgctgtcacttgggccgatgtaaataaccggtatcaatcaaaaatcagagtcgaagatgatcagcttggggccCCTTCCGGGTCCGTATATCCTGTCAGAACCATCGACAGAGTTAAGAGAGACATCGATCATGAACCGAGATCAAACAGGGATCGGTATCAGTCGTACAATGGGGACCGAAGAAACAGTAGGTCTGGATGGAACTTTATGAGAAAcaaaaggagaagtgatcgaagTAAGAGCAACcgaggactcatgagcaaaaaaaGCTTCGACGGGCTCGTCGGGCCTAAAGAAGCGCCAagattatcggagtacaactttaacGTCGATGTCGTCGCTATAGTATCTGCCATCGGATgtatcaaagatactaagtggcctAGACCTTTACAGTTtgatccagcccaaagggatcccAACCTAATGTtgaaatatcatggcactcatggccacaaaaCAGAAGACTACCGACAATTAAGGGAAGAGGTGGGCCGATTGTTCAACAACGGGCATCTCCGAGAATTCCtgagtgatcgggccaagaaccaCTTCAGGAACAGGGATTCTAATAAGCAGACCGAGCAGGAAGAgcctcagcacgtcattaacatgatcatcgatgGAGTCGACATTCCCAGGGTCCGATGTTGAAGCGTACCAAAGCATCCATCACAATGGAAAAATGGACTCGGGATTACATAccggaaggaaccttgtctttaaACGAAGAAGATAATATGTTAttggattgttgtgggttaaagagttttttcaattaaagtgacaatttgaaatag
Proteins encoded in this window:
- the LOC107795428 gene encoding cytochrome P450 724B1-like gives rise to the protein MGLPFVGETFGFFTPHKSFSIGNFLQEHRSRYGKVFKSYLFGSPTIVSCDLEFSIFVLQNEGKLFQSSYPKSVRDILGKHSLMLVTGDLHKKFRSIEVGLINKFKCKPDFLACVDKLCSSLMESWRGNQLVLFSKEAKQFSFNLMLMNVLDMEPGEPLALQLLEDFLTFMKGFVSIPINLPWTSYAKALKARTRISSTLKQVLKDRKKRKDLGINGIAKEDVFNENLLKGYLSDAEKVSILQDLLLAGYETTSGLLSLLVYFLAQSPQALQYMKDEHRALRRKKKEGEPLNWEDYKQMKFTSMVINETLRCEYYIPAGWKVLPILSVVHLDPSLHQNPSEFNPWRWIDPTTSKKVIPFGGGLRLCPGWELAKLEAALFLHHLVINYRWTAKEDDNPMLYPYLEFPKGLLMTLEAETNKF